One genomic window of Salvia miltiorrhiza cultivar Shanhuang (shh) chromosome 4, IMPLAD_Smil_shh, whole genome shotgun sequence includes the following:
- the LOC131019496 gene encoding 2-carboxy-1,4-naphthoquinone phytyltransferase, chloroplastic isoform X2: protein MAAAAFCYMTHRHGVNNLNQLLPHTHTVNRIDHVLSLPDVGLRPSNSKIYLNKAITTRTSHSTQRQHRILLKCAVQQYSEEAKEEHISKATLIWRAIKLPMYTVALIPITVGSAAAYFETGQYFANRFLRLFVSSACIIAWVNLSNDVYDFDTGADINKKESVVNLVGSRTWTHVLAWILLALGFIGLSWVSVEASSLRPILLLSYAIVCGYVYQCPPFRLSYMGLGEPLCFAAFGPFATIAFYLLQSGTKVLSISGAVVASSILVGLTTSLILFCSHFHQIEDDKAVGKFSPLVRLGTERGAKVVKLTVVVLYMLVFILGLCQTLPFSSVILCALTLPVGNLVVSFVDNYHKDKTKIFMAKYYCVRLHTVFGAALAAGLVAARMFARKQLPQAILL from the exons ATGGCAGCAGCTGCATTCTGTTACATGACCCATCGCCATGGCGTCAACAACCTCAATCAACTTCTTCCCCACACCCATACTGTTAATCg GATTGATCATGTGTTGTCTCTTCCAGATGTTGGTCTTAGGCCATCAAATTcgaaaatatatttgaataaaGCGATTACCACGAGAACATCACATTCTACACAAAGGCAGCACAGAATCTTGTTAAAGTGCGCGGTACAGCAATATAGTGAAGAAGCGAAGGAGGAGCATATCTCTAAGGCAACTTTGATATGGAGAGCCATCAAATTACCTATGTACACCGTTGCTCTCATCCCTATAACT GTAGGAAGTGCAGCAGCTTATTTCGAGACAGGCCAGTATTTTGCAAACCGTTTCCTCAGACTGTTTGTTTCCTCAGCTTGTATTATAGCTTGGGTCAACTTAAG CAATGATGTGTACGATTTTGATACTGGAGCGGATATAAACAAGAAAGAATCAGTTGTTAACCTAGTCGGCAG CCGGACATGGACTCATGTTCTTGCTTGGATACTACTTGCACTTGGTTTCATCGGCCTTTCTTGGGTGTCTGTGGAAGCTTCAAGCCTACGTCCTATATTGCTACTTTCGTATGCTATAGTTTGTGGCTACGTTTACCAG TGTCCACCATTTCGCTTGAGTTACATGGGATTGGGGGAGCCGTTGTGCTTTGCAGCATTCGGGCCGTTTGCAACGATTGCCTTTTACTTGCTTCAGAGCGGCACAAA GGTGCTGTCGATTTCTGGAGCTGTCGTTGCTTCATCGATTCTTGTTGGCCTCACAACTTCCTTGATCCTCTTCTGTAGTCATTTTCATCAG ATAGAGGATGACAAGGCAGTTGGAAAATTTTCCCCTTTG GTGAGGCTCGGAACTGAAAGAGGCGCGAAAGTAGTGAAACTAACTGTCGTCGTGCTATATATGCTTGTTTTCATTCTAGGACTCTGCCAAACTCTTCCTTTTTCATCTGTA ATTCTATGTGCCTTAACTTTGCCAGTTGGGAATTTGGTAGTTAGCTTTGTTGACAACTACCACAAG GACAAGACAAAGATCTTCATGGCCAAATACTACTGTGTGAGATTGCACACGGTGTTCGGAGCTGCATTGGCGGCGGGGCTGGTGGCGGCTAGAATGTTTGCCAGAAAGCAACTTCCGCAAGCTATCCTTCTTTGA
- the LOC131019496 gene encoding 2-carboxy-1,4-naphthoquinone phytyltransferase, chloroplastic isoform X1, translating to MAAAAFCYMTHRHGVNNLNQLLPHTHTVNRIDHVLSLPDVGLRPSNSKIYLNKAITTRTSHSTQRQHRILLKCAVQQYSEEAKEEHISKATLIWRAIKLPMYTVALIPITVGSAAAYFETGQYFANRFLRLFVSSACIIAWVNLSNDVYDFDTGADINKKESVVNLVGSRTWTHVLAWILLALGFIGLSWVSVEASSLRPILLLSYAIVCGYVYQCPPFRLSYMGLGEPLCFAAFGPFATIAFYLLQSGTNYADRVLSISGAVVASSILVGLTTSLILFCSHFHQIEDDKAVGKFSPLVRLGTERGAKVVKLTVVVLYMLVFILGLCQTLPFSSVILCALTLPVGNLVVSFVDNYHKDKTKIFMAKYYCVRLHTVFGAALAAGLVAARMFARKQLPQAILL from the exons ATGGCAGCAGCTGCATTCTGTTACATGACCCATCGCCATGGCGTCAACAACCTCAATCAACTTCTTCCCCACACCCATACTGTTAATCg GATTGATCATGTGTTGTCTCTTCCAGATGTTGGTCTTAGGCCATCAAATTcgaaaatatatttgaataaaGCGATTACCACGAGAACATCACATTCTACACAAAGGCAGCACAGAATCTTGTTAAAGTGCGCGGTACAGCAATATAGTGAAGAAGCGAAGGAGGAGCATATCTCTAAGGCAACTTTGATATGGAGAGCCATCAAATTACCTATGTACACCGTTGCTCTCATCCCTATAACT GTAGGAAGTGCAGCAGCTTATTTCGAGACAGGCCAGTATTTTGCAAACCGTTTCCTCAGACTGTTTGTTTCCTCAGCTTGTATTATAGCTTGGGTCAACTTAAG CAATGATGTGTACGATTTTGATACTGGAGCGGATATAAACAAGAAAGAATCAGTTGTTAACCTAGTCGGCAG CCGGACATGGACTCATGTTCTTGCTTGGATACTACTTGCACTTGGTTTCATCGGCCTTTCTTGGGTGTCTGTGGAAGCTTCAAGCCTACGTCCTATATTGCTACTTTCGTATGCTATAGTTTGTGGCTACGTTTACCAG TGTCCACCATTTCGCTTGAGTTACATGGGATTGGGGGAGCCGTTGTGCTTTGCAGCATTCGGGCCGTTTGCAACGATTGCCTTTTACTTGCTTCAGAGCGGCACAAA TTATGCTGACAGGGTGCTGTCGATTTCTGGAGCTGTCGTTGCTTCATCGATTCTTGTTGGCCTCACAACTTCCTTGATCCTCTTCTGTAGTCATTTTCATCAG ATAGAGGATGACAAGGCAGTTGGAAAATTTTCCCCTTTG GTGAGGCTCGGAACTGAAAGAGGCGCGAAAGTAGTGAAACTAACTGTCGTCGTGCTATATATGCTTGTTTTCATTCTAGGACTCTGCCAAACTCTTCCTTTTTCATCTGTA ATTCTATGTGCCTTAACTTTGCCAGTTGGGAATTTGGTAGTTAGCTTTGTTGACAACTACCACAAG GACAAGACAAAGATCTTCATGGCCAAATACTACTGTGTGAGATTGCACACGGTGTTCGGAGCTGCATTGGCGGCGGGGCTGGTGGCGGCTAGAATGTTTGCCAGAAAGCAACTTCCGCAAGCTATCCTTCTTTGA